A genomic stretch from Candidatus Omnitrophota bacterium includes:
- a CDS encoding BrnT family toxin: protein MKFAWDAKKARSNLKKHKVSFEEASTSLSDPFAATGADPDHGLNEFRYITFGVSEEGRLLVVAHTEEDEIIRIISARLASKGERKIYEEG from the coding sequence ATGAAGTTCGCATGGGATGCCAAAAAGGCGCGTTCAAACCTCAAAAAACATAAAGTATCTTTTGAGGAGGCCTCGACGTCTTTGAGCGATCCTTTCGCGGCGACAGGCGCCGACCCGGATCATGGGCTCAATGAATTTCGTTATATTACTTTTGGCGTATCGGAAGAGGGACGGTTGTTAGTAGTTGCACATACCGAGGAAGACGAGATAATTCGGATCATCAGCGCTCGTCTCGCAAGTAAAGGAGAGCGAAAAATCTATGAAGAAGGCTAA
- a CDS encoding helix-turn-helix transcriptional regulator, with the protein MSDIKKYIEKRKKADPAFEEGFDAGYETFKLGVLLKQAREEAGLTQEQIAEKLNAKKSAISKMENHAEDVRLSALEKFAEALGKKMIVAIR; encoded by the coding sequence ATGAGCGATATAAAAAAATACATCGAAAAACGCAAAAAAGCCGATCCTGCTTTCGAGGAAGGATTTGACGCAGGATATGAGACGTTCAAACTTGGCGTCTTGCTTAAACAAGCGAGAGAAGAAGCGGGGTTGACGCAAGAACAGATCGCGGAAAAATTGAACGCCAAGAAATCTGCCATTTCAAAAATGGAAAACCATGCCGAAGATGTTCGCCTATCGGCTCTCGAAAAATTCGCCGAAGCGCTTGGGAAAAAAATGATTGTGGCGATTCGCTGA
- a CDS encoding MmcB family DNA repair protein yields the protein MFKVDIENKRLVKILVTSFSALNLKERFDIQEWIDGTPEILGEDLLVIAKELILPSSRRLDLLAVDKEGALVIIELKRDDSGSDVEWQAIKYASYCSSFSQDEIYKYFAEYLGTDIDDAQVKIEEFIDCEPENLNEKQRIILVSKEFNSEVISAVLWLRDALIDIECLRITPHVDQQRNIFINADIIIPLPEARDYIQKKEVKVKEQKIPGKSSFSLEASDLSEDQLKEKIFHTLIRPSDLTPRFRAFLEIIISEDRVYDREEVKQGLVEAGISNDIGQAGRYLSNISQFLTKKSNPHLRQAIAFKTSGAHGETKDNYRVISEYRGLIQQALEETNGEMPEDIQDNQHIEADAAQAPLNSS from the coding sequence ATGTTCAAGGTGGATATTGAAAACAAGAGGCTTGTCAAGATCCTTGTGACATCATTTAGTGCTTTGAATCTCAAAGAACGATTCGATATTCAAGAATGGATCGATGGAACGCCAGAGATTCTTGGCGAGGATTTACTCGTTATCGCCAAAGAACTAATACTGCCGTCGAGCAGGCGTCTTGATTTGTTGGCGGTAGACAAGGAGGGCGCACTTGTCATCATAGAACTCAAGAGGGATGACTCCGGCTCCGACGTCGAGTGGCAGGCAATCAAGTACGCTTCATACTGTTCAAGTTTTTCTCAAGACGAAATCTACAAGTATTTCGCCGAGTATCTTGGTACGGATATTGATGATGCACAGGTTAAGATTGAGGAATTCATAGATTGCGAACCTGAAAACCTGAACGAGAAACAAAGGATAATCTTGGTTTCGAAAGAGTTCAATTCCGAAGTTATTTCAGCTGTACTTTGGTTGCGAGACGCGTTAATCGATATAGAATGTCTCCGTATAACGCCACATGTTGACCAACAGAGAAATATCTTCATAAACGCTGATATCATTATTCCCCTGCCCGAAGCAAGAGATTATATCCAGAAAAAAGAAGTTAAGGTAAAAGAGCAGAAAATCCCAGGGAAAAGTTCATTCTCGCTAGAGGCCTCAGATTTATCGGAAGATCAACTAAAAGAGAAAATTTTCCATACTCTCATTCGACCGAGCGATTTGACGCCACGATTTCGCGCTTTCCTCGAAATAATTATCTCGGAGGACCGTGTTTATGACCGTGAAGAGGTGAAGCAAGGTCTTGTTGAGGCTGGAATAAGCAATGATATCGGTCAAGCAGGACGTTACCTCAGCAACATTTCTCAGTTTTTAACTAAGAAGTCTAATCCCCACTTACGGCAAGCAATCGCATTCAAGACAAGTGGAGCGCATGGCGAGACCAAAGACAACTACCGCGTTATTTCCGAGTATCGCGGTTTAATTCAACAGGCTCTCGAAGAAACAAATGGGGAAATGCCGGAAGATATACAAGATAACCAACATATAGAAGCAGACGCGGCGCAAGCTCCACTCAACTCATCATGA
- a CDS encoding nucleotidyltransferase domain-containing protein — protein MISDADKRIIQQIARKYSVKRVVLFGSSLSPEKESRDIDIGVEGVEEKDFFAFYGDLLCALSKPVDVIDLSKKNRFVEIVQQEGTPLYV, from the coding sequence ATGATTTCCGACGCCGACAAACGAATCATTCAACAGATAGCCCGCAAGTACTCCGTCAAACGCGTAGTATTGTTCGGTTCCAGCCTATCCCCTGAAAAAGAAAGCCGGGATATTGATATCGGCGTGGAAGGCGTGGAGGAGAAGGATTTTTTCGCTTTCTACGGCGATCTACTCTGCGCCTTATCGAAACCGGTCGATGTAATCGATCTTTCCAAGAAAAACCGTTTCGTCGAAATCGTCCAACAGGAGGGAACGCCTCTTTATGTTTGA
- the recA gene encoding recombinase RecA translates to MATDQKDRKKAIDLAISQIEKHFGRGSIMKMGDIPKQDIPVIPTGSLGLDWALGIGGVPRGRVVEIFGPESSGKTTLAQHIVAEAQKLGGVAAFVDAEHAIDVHYAAKLGVDIENLLVAQPDTGEQALDIVEMLVRSNALDVIVIDSVAALVPQAEIDGEMGDNQMGLQARLMSKALRKLTAILNKSHTCAVFINQIREKIGVMFGNPETTTGGRALKFYSSVRLDIRRTGTIKEKGESVGNQVKVKVVKNKMAPPFREAEFDLMFGEGISRTGEVLDLGVAYKIVDKSGAWYMYKDDKLGQGRENAKNTLKNNPALFDEISAQVRTALNENSPLAATAAPEKAEVEE, encoded by the coding sequence ATGGCTACCGATCAAAAAGACCGGAAAAAAGCGATCGATCTCGCCATATCCCAAATAGAAAAGCATTTTGGGCGCGGTTCGATCATGAAAATGGGCGATATTCCCAAACAGGACATCCCCGTGATCCCTACAGGCTCGTTGGGATTGGATTGGGCTTTAGGTATAGGCGGCGTTCCGCGCGGGCGAGTCGTGGAGATTTTTGGCCCCGAATCCTCCGGCAAGACCACGTTGGCGCAACATATCGTCGCCGAGGCGCAAAAACTGGGCGGCGTCGCCGCCTTCGTCGATGCCGAGCACGCTATCGACGTCCATTACGCGGCCAAGTTGGGCGTCGATATCGAGAATCTGCTCGTCGCCCAGCCGGATACGGGCGAGCAAGCCCTCGATATCGTCGAAATGCTGGTGCGCAGCAACGCGCTGGACGTGATCGTCATCGATTCGGTGGCTGCCTTGGTGCCGCAGGCGGAAATCGATGGCGAGATGGGCGACAACCAAATGGGATTGCAAGCCCGGCTCATGTCGAAAGCGCTGCGCAAACTGACGGCCATTCTCAACAAATCACACACCTGCGCCGTCTTCATCAACCAGATTCGCGAAAAAATCGGCGTCATGTTCGGCAATCCGGAAACGACGACGGGAGGACGCGCCCTCAAATTCTATTCCTCCGTCCGCCTCGACATCCGCCGCACCGGCACCATCAAGGAAAAGGGCGAATCCGTAGGCAACCAAGTGAAAGTGAAAGTCGTGAAGAACAAAATGGCGCCGCCGTTCCGCGAAGCGGAATTTGACCTCATGTTCGGCGAAGGCATCTCCCGCACCGGCGAAGTCCTCGATCTCGGCGTCGCCTATAAAATCGTCGACAAGAGCGGCGCGTGGTATATGTACAAAGACGATAAACTGGGACAAGGCCGCGAGAACGCTAAAAACACCCTAAAAAACAATCCCGCCCTCTTCGATGAGATCAGCGCCCAAGTCCGCACGGCCCTGAACGAAAACTCTCCCCTGGCAGCGACGGCGGCGCCGGAGAAGGCGGAAGTAGAAGAGTGA